From a single Patagioenas fasciata isolate bPatFas1 chromosome 19, bPatFas1.hap1, whole genome shotgun sequence genomic region:
- the SH2B2 gene encoding SH2B adapter protein 2 isoform X2 — MNGDALCQEPSSPLPDWREFCELHAQAAAVDFAQKFCQFLKENPHYDTPGAETSFSHHFAANFLDIFSLEVSRVFVSDSPTKYNIVPFVGLQNCHVPYGREVTPRKEETSTESLDSMDTPLGAGRYLSPAQQVQARKVSSYGQSRSSEDVSIHAATKPKFKKGFSLRNMSLCVVDGMKEMWHRRSSPEPGAEAALGGRRAEREPWPAGGKEPGDPREKWTHKLRLSKVPSSKVELVDIQREGTLRYMVADDTNCVGSSQWQKCRLLLRKAVKVEGERFLLEFYVPPKASKPKVSIPLSAIIEVRTTMPLEMPDKDNTFVLKVENGAEYILETIDSLQKHSWVADIQDCIDPGDSGDDIELASCAQGACLPGRASSCSCEFLADDVPRPPDRCALPSAHATTATTVPVPHSRGRDSLGELLTHVPLESFLQTLESSPATGEDSEAEAEINLSDFPWFHGTLSRIKAAQLVLFGGARSHGLFVIRQSETRPGEYVLTFNFQGKAKHLRLSLNESGQCHVQHLWFQTIFDMLRHFHTHPIPLESGGAADITLRSYVVAQSPLPDASPPPALVPQPPGCRVDLPPPHYFCSTAPAGPPAPPPTEGVAVAPTVAVPAPYHRLEGALGPRSRSGSTERRPEPPATSAEDYHEADGARSRTRAVENQYSFY; from the exons ATGAACGGCGATGCCCTGTGCCAGGAGCCCTCCTCCCCGCTCCCCGACTGGAGGGAGTTCTGCGAGCTGCACGCCCAGGCGGCCGCCGTGGACTTCGCCCAGAAGTTCTGCCAGTTCCTGAAGGAGAACCCCCACTACGACACCCCCGGGGCAGAAACCTCCTTTTCCCACCATTTCGCCGCCAacttcctggacatcttcagccTGGAGGTCAGCCGGGTGTTTGTGTCCGACTCCCCCACCAAGTACAACATCGTGCCcttcgtggggctgcagaactGCCACGTCCCCTACGGGCGTGAGGTCACCCCGAGGAAGGAGGAGACGTCCACAGAGTCCTTGGACAGCATGGACACCCCGTTGGGTGCCGGACGGTACCTGAGCCCGGCACAGCAGGTGCAGGCACGCAAAGTGTCCTCCTACGGCCAGTCCCGCAGCTCGGAGGACGTCTCCATCCACGCTGCCACCAAGCCCAAGTTCAAGAAAGGCTTCTCCTTGAGGAATATGAGCTTGTGCGTGGTGGACGGTATGAAGGAGATGTGGCATCGCAGGTCCTCTCCGGAGCCGGGTGCCGAGGCTGCCCTGGGCGGCCGGAGAGCCGAGAGGGAGCCATGGCCAGCTGGGGGCAAGGAGCCCGGTGACCCACGGGAGAAATGGACCCACAAGCTGCGCCTGTCCAAGGTGCCCTCCTCCAAGGTGGAGCTGGTGGACATCCAGAGGGAGGGGACGCTGCGATACATGGTGGCCGATGACACGAACTGTGTGGGGAGCTCGCAGTGGCAGAAGTGCCGCCTCCTGCTCCGGAAAGCGGTGAAGGTGGAAGGAGAGCGGTTCCTCCTCGAGTTTTACGTTCCTCCGAAG gCTTCCAAGCCCAAGGTGAGCATCCCGCTGTCGGCCATCATCGAGGTCCGCACCACCATGCCCTTGGAGATGCCGGACAAAGACAACACCTTCGTCCTAAAG GTGGAGAACGGGGCCGAGTACATCCTGGAGACCATCGACTCCCTGCAGAAGCACTCCTGGGTGGCCGATATCCAGGACTGCATCGACCCTGG ggacagcggggacgaCATCGAGCTGGCGTCCTGTGCGCAGGGAGCCTGTCTGCCGGGCAGGGCGTCCTCCTGCAGCTGCGAGTTCCTGGCCGATG ATGTGCCCAGGCCACCGGACAGATGTGCCCTGCCCAGCGCTCATGCCACCACAGCCACCACTGTCCCTGTGCCACacagccggggcagggactccCTGGGGGAGCTCCTCACCCACGTCCCGTTGGAGAGTTTTCTGCAGACACTGGAGTCCTCCCCCGCCACCG GGGAGGACAGCGAGGCAGAGGCAGAGATTAACCTCTCCGACTTTCCCTGGTTCCACGGGACTCTTTCACGGATCAAGGCGGCACAGCTGGTGCTTTTTGGGGGTGCCCGCAGCCACGGCTTGTTCGTCATCCGGCAGAGCGAAACGCGGCCTGGGGAGTACGTGCTGACCTTCAACTTCCAAGGGAAAGCGAAG CACCTCCGCCTGTCACTGAACGAGAGCGGGCAATGCCACGTCCAGCACCTCTGGTTCCAGACCATCTTCGACATGCTGCGCCACTTCCACACGCACCCCATCCCTCTCGAGTCGGGCGGCGCAGCCGACATCACCCTCCGCAGCTACGTGGTGGCCCAGAGCCCATTGCCCG ATGCCAGCCCCCCACCAGCCCTCGTGCCACAGCCACCAGGCTGCCGGGTCGACCTGCCGCCTCCGCACTACTTCTGCAGCACAGCACCTGCTGGtccgccggcccccccgcccACCGAAGGGGTGGCTGTGGCCCCCACTGTCGCTGTCCCTGCACCCTACCACCGCCTGGAGGGTGCCCTGGGCCCACGGAGCCGCAGTGGCAGCACCGAGCGCCGGCCGGAGCCCCCTGCCACCAGTGCGGAGGACTACCACGAGGCTGACGGTGCCCGGAGCCGGACCCGGGCAGTGGAAAACCAATATTCCTTCTACTGA
- the PRKRIP1 gene encoding PRKR-interacting protein 1 has product MAAPSAPRPPRPRKEPQPLVIPRSAAEEQRLRLERLMRNPEKTVPIPEKLNEWAPRPPPEFVRDVMGSSAGAGSGEFHVYRHLRRREYQRQDFMDAMAEKQRLDEEFQKKLERNKMIAEEQTAKRRRKRQKLKEKKLQAKKNKLEQKKQEKEPDQSQERVSSEDDEEDSKEEEEKEDDAEEPSFVMGRG; this is encoded by the exons ATGGCGGCGCCCTcggccccgcggccgccccggccccgcaaGGAGCCGCAGCCGCTCGTTATCCCCCGTAGCGCCGCCGAGGAGCAGCGACTGCGCCTCGAGCGGCTCATGAGGAACCCG GAAAAGACTGTACCAATTCCTGAAAAACTGAATGAATGGGCACCACGACCTCCCCCGGAGTTCGTTAGAGATGTGATGG GTTCCAGTGCTGGAGCTGGGAGTGGGGAGTTTCACGTATACCGGCATCTGCGTCGGCGAGAGTACCAGAGACAAGATTTCATGGATGCCATGGCTGAGAAG CAAAGACTAGATGAAGAATTCCAGAAGAAACTGGAGAGGAATAAGATGATTGCAGAAGAACAAACAGCAAAACGCAGAAGGAAGCG CCAGAAGttaaaagagaagaaactgcAAGCTAAGAAAAATAAACTTGAACAAAAGAAGCAGGAAAAAG AACCTGATCAATCTCAAGAGCGAGTCAGCAGCGAGGATGATGAAGAGGATagcaaggaagaggaagagaaggaagatgatGCTGAAGAGCCAAGTTTTGTGATGGGAAGAGGATGA
- the SH2B2 gene encoding SH2B adapter protein 2 isoform X1: protein MNGDALCQEPSSPLPDWREFCELHAQAAAVDFAQKFCQFLKENPHYDTPGAETSFSHHFAANFLDIFSLEVSRVFVSDSPTKYNIVPFVGLQNCHVPYGREVTPRKEETSTESLDSMDTPLGAGRYLSPAQQVQARKVSSYGQSRSSEDVSIHAATKPKFKKGFSLRNMSLCVVDGMKEMWHRRSSPEPGAEAALGGRRAEREPWPAGGKEPGDPREKWTHKLRLSKVPSSKVELVDIQREGTLRYMVADDTNCVGSSQWQKCRLLLRKAVKVEGERFLLEFYVPPKASKPKVSIPLSAIIEVRTTMPLEMPDKDNTFVLKVENGAEYILETIDSLQKHSWVADIQDCIDPGDSGDDIELASCAQGACLPGRASSCSCEFLADDVPRPPDRCALPSAHATTATTVPVPHSRGRDSLGELLTHVPLESFLQTLESSPATGGHLAGEDSEAEAEINLSDFPWFHGTLSRIKAAQLVLFGGARSHGLFVIRQSETRPGEYVLTFNFQGKAKHLRLSLNESGQCHVQHLWFQTIFDMLRHFHTHPIPLESGGAADITLRSYVVAQSPLPDASPPPALVPQPPGCRVDLPPPHYFCSTAPAGPPAPPPTEGVAVAPTVAVPAPYHRLEGALGPRSRSGSTERRPEPPATSAEDYHEADGARSRTRAVENQYSFY, encoded by the exons ATGAACGGCGATGCCCTGTGCCAGGAGCCCTCCTCCCCGCTCCCCGACTGGAGGGAGTTCTGCGAGCTGCACGCCCAGGCGGCCGCCGTGGACTTCGCCCAGAAGTTCTGCCAGTTCCTGAAGGAGAACCCCCACTACGACACCCCCGGGGCAGAAACCTCCTTTTCCCACCATTTCGCCGCCAacttcctggacatcttcagccTGGAGGTCAGCCGGGTGTTTGTGTCCGACTCCCCCACCAAGTACAACATCGTGCCcttcgtggggctgcagaactGCCACGTCCCCTACGGGCGTGAGGTCACCCCGAGGAAGGAGGAGACGTCCACAGAGTCCTTGGACAGCATGGACACCCCGTTGGGTGCCGGACGGTACCTGAGCCCGGCACAGCAGGTGCAGGCACGCAAAGTGTCCTCCTACGGCCAGTCCCGCAGCTCGGAGGACGTCTCCATCCACGCTGCCACCAAGCCCAAGTTCAAGAAAGGCTTCTCCTTGAGGAATATGAGCTTGTGCGTGGTGGACGGTATGAAGGAGATGTGGCATCGCAGGTCCTCTCCGGAGCCGGGTGCCGAGGCTGCCCTGGGCGGCCGGAGAGCCGAGAGGGAGCCATGGCCAGCTGGGGGCAAGGAGCCCGGTGACCCACGGGAGAAATGGACCCACAAGCTGCGCCTGTCCAAGGTGCCCTCCTCCAAGGTGGAGCTGGTGGACATCCAGAGGGAGGGGACGCTGCGATACATGGTGGCCGATGACACGAACTGTGTGGGGAGCTCGCAGTGGCAGAAGTGCCGCCTCCTGCTCCGGAAAGCGGTGAAGGTGGAAGGAGAGCGGTTCCTCCTCGAGTTTTACGTTCCTCCGAAG gCTTCCAAGCCCAAGGTGAGCATCCCGCTGTCGGCCATCATCGAGGTCCGCACCACCATGCCCTTGGAGATGCCGGACAAAGACAACACCTTCGTCCTAAAG GTGGAGAACGGGGCCGAGTACATCCTGGAGACCATCGACTCCCTGCAGAAGCACTCCTGGGTGGCCGATATCCAGGACTGCATCGACCCTGG ggacagcggggacgaCATCGAGCTGGCGTCCTGTGCGCAGGGAGCCTGTCTGCCGGGCAGGGCGTCCTCCTGCAGCTGCGAGTTCCTGGCCGATG ATGTGCCCAGGCCACCGGACAGATGTGCCCTGCCCAGCGCTCATGCCACCACAGCCACCACTGTCCCTGTGCCACacagccggggcagggactccCTGGGGGAGCTCCTCACCCACGTCCCGTTGGAGAGTTTTCTGCAGACACTGGAGTCCTCCCCCGCCACCGGTGGGCATCTCGCAG GGGAGGACAGCGAGGCAGAGGCAGAGATTAACCTCTCCGACTTTCCCTGGTTCCACGGGACTCTTTCACGGATCAAGGCGGCACAGCTGGTGCTTTTTGGGGGTGCCCGCAGCCACGGCTTGTTCGTCATCCGGCAGAGCGAAACGCGGCCTGGGGAGTACGTGCTGACCTTCAACTTCCAAGGGAAAGCGAAG CACCTCCGCCTGTCACTGAACGAGAGCGGGCAATGCCACGTCCAGCACCTCTGGTTCCAGACCATCTTCGACATGCTGCGCCACTTCCACACGCACCCCATCCCTCTCGAGTCGGGCGGCGCAGCCGACATCACCCTCCGCAGCTACGTGGTGGCCCAGAGCCCATTGCCCG ATGCCAGCCCCCCACCAGCCCTCGTGCCACAGCCACCAGGCTGCCGGGTCGACCTGCCGCCTCCGCACTACTTCTGCAGCACAGCACCTGCTGGtccgccggcccccccgcccACCGAAGGGGTGGCTGTGGCCCCCACTGTCGCTGTCCCTGCACCCTACCACCGCCTGGAGGGTGCCCTGGGCCCACGGAGCCGCAGTGGCAGCACCGAGCGCCGGCCGGAGCCCCCTGCCACCAGTGCGGAGGACTACCACGAGGCTGACGGTGCCCGGAGCCGGACCCGGGCAGTGGAAAACCAATATTCCTTCTACTGA